A part of Podarcis muralis chromosome 13, rPodMur119.hap1.1, whole genome shotgun sequence genomic DNA contains:
- the LOC114583063 gene encoding olfactory receptor 14A16-like — MNNLTFTSGFLLLEFSQIRELQILHFLVFLGLYLITVIGNLLIIFVIALDHHLHAPMYFFLMNLAISDIGSVSVIQPKSMVNSIMNNRPISYGECVSQVFFFFLFGCADITVLTIMAHDRYVAICNPLQYEAVMNKGACIQMIIITWITSILYAVLHTSGTFSITFCSNRVDQFFCEVPKLLKLSCSDLYLVEVGLLVFSWISVFGCFVFIIVTYVWILTAVLKMPSEQGRHKALSTCLPHLLVVSLLMFTGLFAYIGPAINSSSGMDVVFTVIYTILPPMLNPFIYSMRNKEIQTALRKLLSLKHFCDTVPRYIQKSLGFP, encoded by the coding sequence ATGAATAATCTCACTTTCACATCTGGATTTCTACTTCTAGAATTTTCTCAGATCCGAGAACTACAGATATTACACTTCCTTGTGTTCCTAGGACTATACTTGATAACTGTAATTGGGAATCTTTTGATCATCTTTGTAATAGCCCTTGACCATCACCTGCATGCACCAATGTACTTCTTCCTCATGAACTTGGCCATTTCTGATATTGGCTCAGTTTCTGTCATTCAACCCAAATCCATGGTTAATTCAATCATGAATAACAGGCCCATTTCTTATGGTGAATGTGTCTCtcaagtttttttcttttttctttttggatgcGCTGATATTACTGTGTTAACCATAATGGCACATGACAGGTATGTTGCCATCTGTAATCCACTGCAATATGAAGCAGTTATGAACAAAGGGGCCTGCATTCAGATGATTATCATTACATGGATCACCAGTATTCTCTATGCTGTCTTACACACTTCAGGCACATTTTCCATTACCTTCTGTTCCAATCGTGTTGATCAATTCTTCTGTGAAGTCCCAAAGCTACTAAAATTGTCCTGTTCTGACTTATACCTAGTTGAAGTTGGACTTCTTGTATTTAGCTGGATTTCTGTTTTTGGATGCTTTGTCTTCATCATTGTAACTTATGTGTGGATCTTGACTGCAGTCCTCAAAATGCCTTCTGAACAGGGACGGCATAAGGCCCTCTCCACCTGCCTGCCCCACCTCCTGGTTGTCTCTCTGCTTATGTTCACTGGACTTTTTGCCTACATCGGACCAGCTATTAATAGCTCATCTGGGATGGATGTAGTCTTTACTGTGATATATACAATACTTCCCCCTATGCTCAACCCATTCATCTACAGCATGAGAAACAAAGAGATCCAAACAGCATTGAGGAAGCTATTGAGCCTTAAACACTTTTGTGACACTGTTCCCAGATATATCCAGAAATCCTTGGGATTTCCTTGA
- the LOC114583064 gene encoding olfactory receptor 14A16-like, protein MSNETNFLLLGFSDIRELQILHFVIFLLIYLATVMGNLLIIILISLNRQLHTPMYFFLMNLSIADIGNISINVPKAMSNSLMNTRLISYPECVSQVFFLIFFAVTDLVLLTVMAYDRYVAICNPLRYETVMNMKACIQMAASAWMTGLFNAMLHTGGTFSITFCSNVLNQFFCEIPQLLKLSCNDNYMTEVGINVFAACEAFGCFIFIIFSYVQIFTNVLRIPSVQGKKKALSTCLPHLIVVSLFICTGTLGYLCPTQNAPKDLVMMISVLYSMLPPMMNPVIYSMRNQEIRSALSKHFGWKLCSKHQMKIIL, encoded by the coding sequence ATGTCAAATGAGACCAATTTTCTTCTTCTGGGATTCTCTGATATTCGGGAGCTGCAAATTTTACACTTTGTGATATTTCTTCTGATTTATTTGGCTACTGTCATGGGAAATCTACTCATAATCATACTCATAAGCCTCAACCGTCAACTTCACACGCCAATGTACTTTTTCTTGATGAATTTATCCATTGCAGACATTGGCAACATCTCCATCAATGTCCCCAAAGCCATGAGCAACTCCCTCATGAACACCAGGTTGATTTCATATCCAGAATGTGTTTCCCAAGtctttttcctcatcttctttgcAGTGACTGACCTGGTCCTCCTCACAGTCATGGCTTATGATCGATATGTGGCCATCTGCAATCCACTACGATATGAGACAGTGATGAACATGAAAGCTTGCATCCAAATGGCAGCTAGTGCATGGATGACTGGCCTTTTCAATGCTATGTTGCACACTGGGGGCACATTTTCCATCACTTTCTGCTCCAACGTTCTCAACCAGTTTTTTTGTGAAATCCCACAATTGCTGAAGCTCTCCTGCAATGACAATTATATGACAGAAGTTGGGATCAATGTATTTGCAGCATGTGAAGCTTTCGGTTGCTTTATCTTCATAATTTTTTCTTATGTTCAGATTTTCACCAACGTACTAAGAATCCCCTCAGTGCAAGGGAAGAAGAAAGCCTTATCTACCTGCTTGCCCCACCTCATTGTTGTCTCCTTATTTATCTGCACTGGCACCCTTGGCTATTTGTGCCCAACTCAAAATGCCCCCAAAGATCTGGTCATGATGATTTCTGTGCTATATTCTATGTTGCCACCCATGATGAATCCAGTGATTTATAGCATGAGAAACCAAGAGATCAGATCTGCACTGTCAAAACATTTTGGATGGAAACTATGTTCCAAGCATCAAATGAAAATCATTTTGTAA
- the LOC114583065 gene encoding olfactory receptor 14A16-like gives MSNETNFLLLGFSDIQELQILHFVIFLLIYLATVMGNLLIIILITLNRQLHTPMYFFLMNLSIADIGNISINVPKAMSNSLMNTRLISYPECVSQVFFLIFFAVTDLVLLTVMAYDRYVAICNPLRYETVMNMRACIQMAASSWITGFFFAVLDTGGTFSITFCSNVLNQFFCEIPQLLKLSCNDNYMAEVGVLVFVESVALGCFIFIIYSYVQIFTNVLRIPSVQGRKKALSTCLPHLIVVSLFICTGTFAYMCPTQKAPKHLVMMISVLYSMLPPMMNPVIYSMRNQEIRSALSKLFGWKLCSKHQMTTIIL, from the coding sequence ATGTCAAATGAGACCAATTTTCTTCTTCTGGGATTCTCTGATATTCAGGAGCTGCAAATTTTACACTTTGTGATATTTCTTCTGATTTATTTGGCTACTGTCATGGGAAATCTACTCATAATCATACTCATAACCCTCAACCGTCAACTTCACACGCCAATGTACTTTTTCTTGATGAATTTATCCATTGCAGACATTGGCAACATCTCCATCAATGTCCCCAAAGCCATGAGCAACTCCCTCATGAACACCAGGTTGATTTCTTATCCAGAATGTGTTTCCCAAGtctttttcctcatcttctttgcAGTGACTGACCTGGTCCTCCTCACAGTCATGGCCTATGATCGATATGTCGCCATCTGCAATCCACTACGATATGAGACAGTGATGAACATGAGAGCCTGCATCCAAATGGCAGCCAGTTCATGGATTACTGGTTTTTTCTTTGCAGTGTTAGACACTGGGGGCACATTTTCCATCACTTTCTGCTCCAACGTTCTCAACCAGTTTTTTTGTGAAATTCCACAATTGCTAAAACTCTCCTGTAATGACAATTATATGGCAGAAGTTGGTGTCCTTGTATTTGTTGAATCTGTAGCTTTAGGttgctttatttttataatttactCATATGTACAGATCTTCACCAACGTACTAAGAATCCCTTCTGTGCAGGGAAGAAAGAAAGCCTTATCTACCTGCTTGCCGCACCTCATTGTTGTCTCCTTATTTATCTGCACTGGCACCTTTGCCTATATGTGTCCAACTCAaaaagccccaaaacatctggtcaTGATGATTTCTGTGTTATATTCTATGTTGCCACCCATGATGAATCCAGTGATTTATAGCATGAGAAATCAAGAGATCAGATCCGCACTGTCAAAACTTTTTGGATGGAAACTATGTTCCAAGCATCAGATGACAACCATCATTTTATGA
- the LOC114583061 gene encoding olfactory receptor 14A16-like: protein MSNLTSTSGFLLLEFSQVRELQVLQFFLFLALYLIIIMGNLLIIVVIALDHRLHIPMYFFLMNLAISDIGTVSVTLPKSMFNLLINSSHISYFECVSQIFFFLVFECLDFAILIIMAHDRYVAICNPLQYEQIMNEGACVQMTTIAWIASILYSVLHTAGTFSMNFCSNRVDQFFCEIPKLMKLSCSDLYLVEVGILVFSYIIALGCFIFIIKTYVWIFTTVLKIPSKQGQHKALSTCLPHLLVVSLYVFSATFVYATPHSNISPDLDLVFAVIYTILPSLLNPFIYSLRNKEIQTALQKLLNLKHLYGTVPKFVLKS, encoded by the coding sequence ATGTCTAATCTGACCTCCACTTCTGGATTTCTGCTTCTGGAATTTTCTCAGGTCCGAGAACTGCAGGTCTTACAGTTCTTTCTGTTCCTAGCATTATACTTAATAATCATAATGGGGAATCTTTTGATCATTGTTGTGATAGCTCTTGACCATCGTCTACATATACCAATGTACTTCTTCCTAATGAACTTGGCCATTTCTGATATTGGCACAGTTTCTGTCACTCTACCCAAATCAATGTTTAACTTACTCATAAACAGCAGTCACATTTCCTATTTTGAATGTGTCTCtcaaattttcttctttttagtctTTGAATGCTTAGATTTtgctattttaataataatggCACATGACCGGTATGTTGCTATCTGCAATCCACTGCAATATGAACAAATCATGAATGAAGGAGCCTGCGTTCAGATGACAACCATTGCGTGGATTGCCAGTATTCTCTATTCTGTGTTACACACTGCTGGCACATTTTCAATGAACTTCTGCTCCAATCGTGTTGATCAATTCTTCTGTGAAATCCCCAAATTAATGAAATTGTCTTGCTCTGACTTATACCTAGTTGAAGTTGGAATTCTTGTATTTAGTTATATCATAGCATTGGGATGCTTCATTTTCATTATTAAAACTTACGTGTGGATTTTCACTACAGTCCTCAAAATCCCTTCCAAACAGGGACAGCATAAGGCCCTCTCCACTTGCCTGCCCCACCTCCTTGTTGTCTCTCTGTATGTGTTCTCTGCAACCTTTGTTTATGCAACACCACATAGTAATATCTCACCTGACCTGGATCTAGTCTTTGCTGTGATATATACTATACTTCCTTCTTTACTAAATCCCTTCATCTATAGCTTGAGAAACAAAGAGATCCAGACTGCATTGCAGAAGCTATTGAATCTTAAACACTTGTATGGCACTGTTCCCAAATTTGTTCTGAAAAGTTGA
- the LOC114583058 gene encoding olfactory receptor 14A16-like: MDNLTSTSGFLLLEFSQNRELQILHFLVFLGLYLLTVIGNLLIIFLIALDHHLHTPMYFFLMNLAVSDIGSVTVIQPKSMVNSIMNNRHISYAACVTQVFFFFLFGCSDFTLLTIMAHDRYVAICNPLQYEIVMNKGACIQMITIAWITSILYAVLHTAGTFSITFCSSRVDQFFCEVPKLLKLSCSDLYLVQVGLLLFSCISVFGCFVFIIVTYAWILSTVLKMPSEQGRHKALSTCLPHLMVVSVFIFTAVFAYIRPPSNSSSGLDLVFAVIYTILPPMLNPFIYSIRNKEIQTALWKQLNLKQFPDTVPRCIQKCLGFP, translated from the coding sequence ATGGACAATCTGACATCCACATCTGGATTTCTACTTCTAGAATTTTCTCAGAACCGAGAACTACAGATACTACACTTCCTTGTGTTCCTAGGACTATACTTGTTAACGGTAATCGGGAATCTTTTGATCATCTTTTTAATAGCCCTTGACCATCACCTGCATACACCAATGTACTTCTTCCTCATGAACTTGGCCGTTTCTGATATTGGCTCAGTTACTGTCATTCAACCCAAATCCATGGTTAATTCAATCATGAATAACAGACACATTTCGTATGCTGCATGTGTCACTcaagttttcttctttttcctctttggaTGCTCTGATTTTACCCTGTTAACCATAATGGCACATGACAGGTATGTTGCCATATGTAATCCACTGCAATATGAAATAGTTATGAACAAAGGGGCCTGCATTCAGATGATTACCATTGCATGGATCACCAGTATTCTCTATGCTGTGCTACACACTGCAGGCACATTTTCCATTACGTTCTGTTCCAGTCGTGTTGATCAATTCTTCTGTGAAGTCCCAAAACTACTAAAATTGTCCTGCTCTGACTTATACCTAGTTCAAGTTGGACTCCTTTTATTTAGCTGTATTTCAGTTTTTGGATGCTTTGTCTTCATCATTGTAACTTACGCATGGATTTTGAGTACAGTCCTCAAAATGCCTTCTGAACAGGGACGGCATAAGGCCCTCTCCACCTGCCTTCCCCACCTCATGGTTGTCTCTGTCTTCATTTTCACTGCAGTCTTTGCCTACATCAGACCACCTAGTAATAGCTCATCTGGCCTGGATCTAGTCTTTGCTGTGATATATACTATTCTTCCCCCTATGCTCAACCCATTCATCTATAGCATAAGAAACAAAGAGATCCAGACTGCATTGTGGAAACAATTGAATCTTAAGCAATTTCCTGACACTGTTCCTAGATGTATCCAGAAATGCTTGGGATTTCCTTGA
- the LOC114583059 gene encoding olfactory receptor 14A16-like produces MHNVTSTSGFLLLEFSQIRELQILHFLVFLGLYLITVIGNLLIIFVIALDHHLHTPMYFFLMNLAISDIGSVSAIQPKSMVNSIMNNRQISYGECVSQVFFLLLFGCSDFTLLTIMAHDRYVAICNPLQYEVVMNKGACIQMITIAWITSILYAVLHTAGTFSITFCSNRVDQFFCEVPKLLKLSCSDLYLVEVGLLAFSCISVFGCFVFIIVTYVYIMTAVLKMPYEQGRHKALSTCLPHLMVVSLLMSTGLFAYIRPPSNSSSGLDLVFAVIYTIYPPMLNPFIYSMRNKEIQTALWKQLNLKQFPDTIPRFILKCLGFPFIALPRS; encoded by the coding sequence atgcataatgTGACTTCCACATCTGGATTTCTACTTCTAGAATTTTCACAGATCCGAGAACTACAGATACTACACTTCCTTGTGTTCCTAGGACTATACTTGATAACAGTAATTGGGAATCTTTTGATCATCTTTGTAATAGCCCTTGACCATCACCTGCATACACCAATGTACTTCTTCCTCATGAACTTGGCCATTTCTGATATTGGCTCAGTTTCTGCCATTCAGCCCAAATCCATGGTTAATTCAATCATGAACAACAGGCAAATTTCTTATGGTGAATGTGTGTCTCAagtttttttccttctcctctttgGGTGCTCTGATTTTACCCTGTTAACCATAATGGCACATGACAGGTATGTTGCCATCTGTAATCCATTGCAATATGAAGTTGTTATGAACAAAGGAGCCTGCATTCAGATGATTACCATTGCATGGATCACCAGTATTCTCTATGCTGTCTTACACACTGCAGGCACATTTTCCATTACCTTCTGTTCCAATCGTGTTGATCAATTCTTCTGTGAAGTCCCAAAGCTACTAAAATTGTCCTGTTCTGACTTATACCTAGTTGAAGTTGGACTTCTTGCTTTTAGCTGTATTTCTGTTTTTGGATGCTTTGTCTTCATTATTGTAACTTATGTGTATATCATGACTGCAGTCCTCAAAATGCCTTATGAACAGGGACGGCATAAGGCCCTCTCCACCTGCCTGCCCCATCTCATGGTTGTCTCTCTGCTTATGTCCACTGGACTCTTTGCCTACATCAGACCACCTAGCAACAGCTCATCTGGCCTGGATCTAGTCTTTGCTGTGATATATACTATTTATCCACCTATGCTGAACCCATTCATCTATAGCATGAGAAACAAAGAGATCCAGACTGCATTGTGGAAACAATTGAATCTTAAGCAATTTCCTGACACTATTCCCAGGTTTATTCTGAAATGTTTGGGATTTCCTTTTATAGCCCTTCCTAGGAGTTGA